From a single Nostoc edaphicum CCNP1411 genomic region:
- a CDS encoding helix-turn-helix domain-containing protein, whose product MKSYSVDLREKIVAAHLQKNISIRKVANIFSVSKSLVQKLVKQQKLEGNLQSKPRGKPQFSHLTNADIELRELVESYPDATLIELCELFADKTGNWVGQSAMCRALQKLGLNRKKKRSGVPKLLLRESCI is encoded by the coding sequence ATGAAGTCATACTCTGTCGATCTTCGAGAAAAAATAGTTGCAGCACATCTTCAAAAAAATATCTCAATCAGAAAAGTAGCTAACATATTTTCCGTCTCAAAAAGTTTAGTTCAAAAGCTTGTAAAACAACAAAAACTTGAAGGAAATTTACAATCCAAGCCGCGAGGAAAGCCACAATTTAGTCATCTAACAAATGCTGACATAGAGTTGAGAGAATTAGTTGAATCATATCCAGATGCAACATTGATAGAGTTGTGTGAATTATTTGCAGACAAGACTGGTAATTGGGTAGGTCAAAGTGCAATGTGTCGGGCGTTACAGAAATTAGGATTAAATCGTAAAAAAAAACGAAGCGGAGTACCCAAGCTCTTACTGAGAGAGTCCTGCATTTAA
- a CDS encoding extracellular solute-binding protein yields the protein MDRRYFLLSTSTLALSQLLFGCGGNKQTQLKVQLLKGSIPGQVVNQFHNGLQQQVQLKFSPVEQLQDLFQQLQNWQQKPKSTDEQGWSRFIPFRQGQKAAEADLVTLGDYWLKAAIEQKLIQPLQEVGGNQLKQWSALDERWKKLVTRNDQGNLDTQGKVWGAPYRWGSTVIVYNRDKLRNLGWIPKDWSDLWRDEMQQHISLLNQPREVIGLVLKKLGKSYNTENLDQVPDLEKELQTLNQQVKFYSSNNYLEPLIMGDTWLAVGWSSDVLPALARYPQLGAVIPQSGTAMWADLWVRPAGITKDTLSDQWIDFCWKPSTAKQISVLTKSNSPISTNIVTSDIQEPLLSILQSDRNIFNKSEFLLPLPPSVIKQYESLFAKIKV from the coding sequence ATGGATCGACGGTATTTTTTGTTAAGTACAAGTACGCTGGCACTTTCACAACTGCTTTTTGGCTGTGGTGGAAACAAGCAGACACAACTAAAAGTGCAGTTATTAAAAGGTTCTATACCTGGTCAGGTGGTGAATCAGTTCCACAACGGTTTGCAGCAACAGGTGCAGTTAAAGTTTTCTCCAGTCGAGCAGTTACAGGATTTATTTCAGCAATTACAAAATTGGCAGCAGAAACCGAAAAGTACTGATGAGCAGGGATGGAGTCGCTTTATACCCTTTAGGCAAGGTCAAAAAGCAGCTGAGGCAGACCTAGTGACATTGGGAGATTACTGGCTAAAGGCAGCTATTGAGCAGAAATTGATTCAACCACTCCAAGAAGTAGGGGGAAACCAATTAAAACAGTGGTCTGCTTTAGATGAAAGGTGGAAGAAATTAGTAACGCGCAACGACCAAGGTAACTTGGATACTCAAGGGAAGGTGTGGGGTGCGCCTTACCGCTGGGGTAGCACGGTGATTGTTTATAACCGTGACAAGTTGCGAAATTTGGGATGGATACCCAAAGATTGGAGTGATTTATGGCGAGATGAAATGCAGCAGCACATTTCCCTACTCAATCAACCACGAGAAGTTATTGGTCTGGTCTTAAAGAAGCTAGGAAAATCTTATAATACAGAGAATCTTGACCAAGTACCAGACTTGGAAAAAGAATTACAGACATTAAATCAACAGGTGAAATTTTACAGTTCCAATAACTATTTGGAACCCCTAATTATGGGAGACACTTGGCTAGCGGTTGGTTGGTCAAGCGATGTACTACCAGCTTTGGCACGTTATCCGCAACTCGGCGCAGTTATCCCCCAGTCAGGAACAGCAATGTGGGCAGATTTGTGGGTACGTCCGGCAGGTATTACTAAGGATACTTTATCAGATCAATGGATTGATTTTTGTTGGAAACCAAGTACAGCTAAACAAATTTCGGTGCTGACCAAAAGTAATTCACCAATTTCTACAAACATTGTCACTTCCGATATCCAAGAACCATTATTGAGCATCTTACAGAGCGATCGCAACATTTTCAATAAAAGCGAATTTTTACTTCCCTTACCCCCATCAGTAATAAAACAATACGAGTCTTTATTCGCCAAAATTAAGGTTTAA
- a CDS encoding Uma2 family endonuclease, producing MQITKQRYYTPEEYLELEEAAEYKSEYIDGQIIPMAGGTINHNRISLNLSAALNFAFRQQDYEVFMGDVRLWIPQKLTYTYPDVMILAGEPEFFNNRKDVILNPQIIVEVLSKSTKGYDREDKFQAYRTISTFQEYLLIDQTRIHVEQFSKIGKKQWTLREYDEEDEAIALVTVPFEISLQDLYNKVKFEPVESEADSTDVEGLG from the coding sequence ATGCAAATAACAAAACAGCGATACTATACCCCAGAGGAATATTTAGAGCTAGAAGAAGCTGCTGAATACAAAAGTGAATACATTGACGGGCAAATAATTCCTATGGCGGGTGGAACAATAAATCACAATCGAATCTCGTTGAATCTCAGTGCTGCCTTAAATTTTGCGTTTCGCCAGCAAGATTACGAAGTTTTCATGGGTGATGTTCGTCTGTGGATACCCCAAAAGCTTACCTATACCTATCCAGATGTGATGATTCTGGCAGGTGAACCAGAGTTTTTTAACAACCGGAAGGATGTAATTCTGAATCCACAGATTATTGTTGAGGTTTTATCAAAATCAACAAAAGGGTACGATCGCGAAGATAAATTTCAGGCTTATCGAACTATTTCTACGTTTCAAGAATACCTATTAATTGACCAAACTCGGATTCATGTAGAGCAATTTTCCAAAATTGGGAAAAAGCAATGGACGCTTCGTGAATATGATGAAGAAGATGAAGCGATCGCACTTGTAACCGTACCATTTGAGATTTCCCTACAGGATTTATATAACAAGGTGAAATTTGAGCCTGTTGAGTCGGAAGCGGACAGTACTGATGTTGAAGGATTGGGGTAA
- a CDS encoding class I SAM-dependent methyltransferase: protein MNNISTSNYWDTSLYQDKHAFVWQYGEDLLQLLNPQPGESILDLGCGTGQLTEKIAQSQAEVMGVDYASAMIEKARENYPHLRFEVADARNFQVNKPLDAVFSNAVLHWVKEADQAIASIHQSLKPGGRFVAEFGGKGNVLAIATALSNALEAINIPAQALNPWYFPSIGEYATLLEQQGFDVIYSTLFARPTPLAEGEAGMANWIRMFASSFLAALSDEQQIQVIRVIEEYLKPTLYQQGTWKADYRRIRIVAIKL, encoded by the coding sequence ATGAATAATATTTCGACAAGCAATTATTGGGACACTTCGCTTTACCAAGATAAACACGCCTTTGTGTGGCAATATGGCGAAGACTTATTGCAATTACTGAACCCTCAGCCAGGAGAATCGATTTTGGATCTCGGCTGTGGTACTGGACAACTCACAGAAAAAATTGCCCAATCTCAGGCTGAAGTAATGGGAGTTGATTATGCATCTGCAATGATCGAAAAGGCAAGAGAAAACTATCCCCATTTGCGCTTTGAAGTTGCTGATGCTAGGAACTTTCAAGTAAATAAGCCATTAGATGCTGTGTTTTCTAACGCTGTGTTGCATTGGGTGAAAGAAGCAGATCAAGCGATCGCATCCATCCATCAATCCCTAAAACCAGGGGGGCGTTTTGTGGCAGAATTTGGTGGTAAGGGAAATGTGCTAGCGATCGCCACAGCTTTATCTAACGCCTTAGAAGCAATTAATATCCCCGCACAAGCCCTAAATCCTTGGTATTTCCCTAGTATTGGTGAATACGCCACCCTATTAGAACAGCAAGGCTTTGATGTCATCTATAGCACTCTATTTGCTCGTCCAACTCCATTAGCAGAAGGAGAAGCAGGTATGGCAAACTGGATTCGGATGTTCGCCAGCAGTTTTTTAGCAGCACTTTCTGATGAGCAACAAATACAAGTAATTCGCGTCATCGAGGAATATCTTAAGCCAACACTGTATCAACAGGGAACTTGGAAAGCAGACTATCGAAGAATTCGTATAGTTGCCATTAAACTTTAA
- a CDS encoding deoxyguanosinetriphosphate triphosphohydrolase: protein MALPIASSSVALSNLLSHNTAMMDWKKLLTPKRLGKTEVENLQFDRTPFQKDYDRLVFSSPFRRLKDKTQVFSLSTNDYIRTRLIHSLEVSCVGRSLGRIVGEAIVKKYDFNQDGLRASDFGDIVFAACLAHDIGNPPFGHSGEDAIRTGFESWYNTVNHVGEKLLSKSQEADFDSFEGNAQGFRILTKLEMPPKKGGMQLTCPTLAAFTKYPRESLLSEPTLNCYSGRSVKKYGFFQAEKDLFAEVAETVGLIRRHDNAAWWSRHPLAFLVEAADDICYSIVDVEDAHRMGYISFDKTKELLNVIANKDIQEHGESNTEIVKRLRALAINKLINEASDIFLKHEEDILSGEFDKDLLSLSTYANHLQEIGKETRSAVFQHPDVVSIQIAGYEVLGKLFAEFVNAVLHNSKKGNLVYYMLPKEYNDPNPDEDTYNKILRVTDYISGMTDSYATSLFQQFSGISLG, encoded by the coding sequence GTGGCATTGCCCATTGCTTCTAGCTCAGTGGCATTGTCTAACCTACTTTCACATAACACAGCAATGATGGATTGGAAGAAACTCCTGACACCAAAAAGACTTGGCAAAACTGAAGTAGAAAATCTTCAGTTTGATCGTACTCCCTTTCAAAAAGACTATGATCGCCTAGTGTTTTCCTCACCTTTTCGTCGTCTCAAAGATAAAACTCAGGTTTTTTCTTTGTCCACAAATGATTACATTCGTACTCGTCTCATTCATAGCCTTGAAGTGTCTTGCGTCGGTCGTTCCCTTGGCAGAATAGTGGGTGAGGCAATTGTAAAAAAATACGACTTTAATCAGGATGGGTTACGTGCTTCAGACTTTGGTGATATCGTATTTGCTGCTTGTCTAGCTCATGATATTGGGAATCCTCCCTTTGGCCATTCTGGAGAGGATGCTATTCGTACAGGATTTGAATCGTGGTACAACACTGTTAACCATGTAGGAGAAAAACTTCTCAGCAAGTCTCAAGAAGCTGACTTTGATTCATTTGAGGGCAATGCACAAGGCTTTCGTATTTTAACCAAGCTTGAAATGCCTCCTAAAAAAGGGGGAATGCAACTCACCTGCCCAACTTTAGCTGCTTTCACAAAGTACCCTAGAGAATCATTACTATCAGAACCTACCTTAAACTGTTACTCAGGTAGAAGTGTTAAAAAATATGGTTTCTTTCAGGCAGAAAAAGATTTATTTGCTGAGGTAGCAGAGACAGTTGGACTAATTCGCCGTCATGACAATGCAGCATGGTGGTCCCGACATCCGCTTGCTTTTCTTGTTGAGGCAGCAGATGACATTTGTTACTCAATTGTTGATGTAGAAGACGCCCATCGTATGGGTTACATCTCATTTGACAAAACCAAGGAATTACTTAACGTTATTGCAAATAAAGATATTCAAGAACATGGTGAAAGCAATACAGAAATAGTTAAGCGATTGCGGGCTTTAGCTATCAATAAACTCATAAATGAGGCAAGTGATATTTTCCTGAAACACGAAGAAGATATACTTTCTGGAGAATTTGATAAGGACTTGTTATCTCTAAGCACTTATGCAAACCACCTACAAGAAATTGGAAAGGAAACTCGGTCGGCTGTTTTTCAACATCCTGACGTTGTTAGTATCCAGATTGCTGGGTATGAAGTTTTAGGGAAATTATTTGCTGAATTTGTTAATGCCGTACTGCACAATAGTAAAAAAGGCAATTTGGTCTATTACATGCTTCCTAAAGAATATAATGATCCAAATCCAGATGAAGATACCTATAACAAAATTCTTAGAGTTACAGACTATATCTCCGGCATGACTGATTCTTACGCTACCAGTTTATTCCAACAATTTAGCGGTATTTCTTTGGGATGA
- a CDS encoding transposase — MDETGVLLGLARTHARSQMGTRAYSLNPFYRGSKVTVIGAISLKKVVALMTMNGSMDGIAFELFIEKFLVPHLWSGAVVVMDNLSAHKLDSIVPMIEAVGAKVICLSSYSPDFNPIELWWSQLKSFLRNFAPTTTEMVDKLISVALDLINPQHLRNWFASCCYCTS, encoded by the coding sequence TTGGATGAAACTGGTGTCCTACTTGGGTTAGCGAGGACTCATGCCCGTTCACAAATGGGAACAAGAGCTTACTCTCTTAACCCCTTCTATAGAGGCTCAAAAGTTACAGTAATTGGAGCAATTAGTCTTAAAAAAGTAGTTGCATTAATGACAATGAATGGTTCAATGGATGGCATTGCATTTGAATTATTTATTGAGAAGTTTTTAGTACCACATTTATGGTCAGGAGCAGTAGTGGTGATGGATAATTTATCCGCACATAAACTAGATTCAATTGTGCCAATGATTGAAGCTGTAGGTGCGAAAGTTATTTGTTTATCCTCATACTCCCCCGATTTTAATCCAATTGAATTATGGTGGTCACAACTTAAATCTTTTTTACGCAATTTTGCTCCAACTACAACAGAAATGGTTGATAAACTAATCTCAGTTGCACTCGACTTAATAAATCCTCAACATTTAAGAAACTGGTTTGCTAGTTGCTGCTACTGTACCTCATAA
- a CDS encoding U32 family peptidase, whose protein sequence is MKSDRSPSQPSLQRPELLAPAGNWECAKAAVENGADAIYFGLDRFNARMRAENFTEADLPQLMTFLHQRGVKGYVTVNTLIFPKELAEAQQYLRTIIAAGVDAVIVQDIGICRLIRHLSPDFPIHASTQMTITSAPGVEFAKSLGCQLVVLARECSLQEINKIQQQIAQQETSLPLEVFVHGALCVAYSGQCLTSEALGGRSANRGECAQACRMPYDLIADGQVVNLKERKYLLSPQDLAGLDVLPDLVKSGVTCLKIEGRLKAPEYVANVTRVYRQALDRVMEELERPNPLTPFPTREGGIKAPLSVSERGWGRGQSDQEHYNLEMAFSRGLYTGWFGGINNQELVHARFGKKRGVYLGEVSRIHNEQVTVKLEAPVKPGDGIVFDCGHPEAKEEGGRVYAVVSKGKETMLSFGRNDLNLRRVHIGDRIWKTSDPELDKQLRQSFAGDNPQFQRPIDLEVYGEVGQALIAIARDQLGNIVQVESAISLVEAHTKPLDTDRLQEQFGRLGNTPFCLGTLTNHLSGTFMLPVSELNRMRREIVTQLEELRSQPKRWQLHSDVSFQDLLPSSSPTLREAKATSPSLIVLVRNLKQLQAALKAGVKTLYCEFEDPRAYREAVQMVRQQEQKNKAENSSLLTPFCTDAIHRVSPNSPLPTIWVAPPRITKPGENWILQQVRACEADGYLVRNYDQLQFFAADRCIGDFSLNVANPLTADYFQQRFGLERLTASYDLNITQLQDLLTSCPPQWFEVTIHQHMPMFHMEHCVFCAFLSTGTDYTNCGRPCEKQEVKLKDRVGSEHVLKADVGCRNTVFNGTAQTGAEYVQRLIELGLRYFRIEFVNETPEQVSKTIHCYSQLLRGEITGSQLWRELKLQNQLGVTRGPMGVSALRS, encoded by the coding sequence ATGAAAAGCGATCGCTCCCCTTCTCAACCCTCCCTTCAACGTCCCGAACTACTCGCGCCAGCAGGTAACTGGGAATGTGCTAAAGCTGCTGTGGAAAATGGGGCAGATGCGATTTACTTCGGTTTGGATCGCTTCAACGCCAGAATGCGGGCAGAAAATTTTACTGAGGCGGACTTACCTCAATTGATGACATTTCTGCATCAGCGCGGCGTAAAGGGTTATGTCACTGTCAACACACTAATATTTCCCAAAGAACTAGCAGAAGCACAGCAATATCTCCGCACAATTATTGCCGCAGGTGTGGATGCGGTGATTGTCCAAGATATTGGTATATGCCGTCTCATCCGTCACCTGTCGCCTGATTTTCCTATTCATGCTTCCACGCAAATGACCATCACCAGTGCGCCTGGGGTGGAATTTGCCAAGTCTCTCGGCTGTCAATTAGTGGTGCTGGCGCGTGAATGTTCTCTTCAGGAAATCAATAAAATTCAGCAGCAGATCGCCCAACAGGAAACTTCGCTGCCTTTGGAAGTCTTTGTTCACGGTGCTTTGTGTGTGGCGTATTCCGGTCAGTGTTTGACTAGTGAGGCTTTAGGCGGACGTTCTGCCAATCGAGGTGAATGTGCCCAAGCTTGCCGGATGCCCTACGATTTAATCGCTGATGGGCAAGTTGTAAATTTAAAAGAACGCAAATATTTACTCAGTCCTCAAGACCTAGCAGGGTTGGATGTTTTGCCAGATTTGGTGAAATCAGGAGTAACTTGTCTCAAAATTGAAGGTCGTTTGAAAGCTCCAGAGTATGTTGCCAATGTCACCCGTGTTTATCGGCAAGCTTTAGATCGGGTGATGGAGGAACTGGAAAGACCTAACCCCCTAACCCCCTTCCCTACAAGGGAAGGGGGAATTAAAGCTCCCCTTTCCGTTTCGGAGAGGGGCTGGGGGAGAGGTCAATCAGATCAAGAACACTACAACTTAGAGATGGCATTTTCTCGCGGACTTTACACAGGTTGGTTTGGCGGGATTAATAATCAAGAACTAGTTCACGCCCGTTTTGGTAAAAAACGTGGGGTTTATTTAGGTGAAGTCAGCCGCATTCACAACGAACAGGTAACAGTCAAACTGGAAGCGCCTGTAAAACCGGGAGATGGAATTGTCTTTGACTGCGGTCATCCAGAGGCGAAGGAAGAAGGCGGCCGGGTTTATGCTGTGGTGTCCAAAGGTAAAGAAACCATGCTGTCCTTTGGGCGAAATGACTTGAATCTGCGTCGAGTGCATATAGGCGATCGCATTTGGAAAACCAGTGATCCAGAATTAGATAAGCAACTACGTCAAAGTTTTGCTGGCGATAACCCACAATTTCAGCGTCCGATTGACTTGGAGGTTTATGGAGAAGTTGGTCAGGCATTGATTGCGATCGCTCGTGATCAACTTGGTAATATTGTACAGGTAGAGTCCGCAATTTCACTAGTTGAAGCGCACACCAAACCCCTAGATACAGACCGTTTACAAGAACAATTTGGTCGTCTCGGTAACACCCCTTTCTGTTTGGGAACGCTAACTAACCACCTCAGTGGTACTTTTATGCTACCCGTAAGTGAGTTGAACCGGATGCGGCGGGAAATCGTGACGCAGTTGGAAGAATTGCGAAGTCAACCCAAACGCTGGCAATTACATTCTGATGTCTCTTTCCAAGACCTACTACCCTCTTCATCTCCCACCCTGCGGGAAGCTAAAGCTACATCTCCCTCACTCATTGTCTTAGTACGAAACCTCAAGCAACTCCAAGCCGCCCTCAAAGCTGGTGTTAAAACACTATACTGTGAATTTGAAGACCCCCGCGCTTATCGAGAAGCGGTGCAAATGGTGCGCCAACAAGAGCAAAAAAACAAAGCAGAAAATTCTTCACTTTTAACTCCTTTTTGTACAGACGCGATTCATCGCGTCTCTCCTAACTCCCCACTCCCCACAATTTGGGTTGCACCACCCCGAATTACCAAACCGGGCGAAAATTGGATTTTGCAGCAGGTACGTGCTTGTGAGGCAGATGGCTATCTGGTGCGGAACTATGACCAATTGCAATTCTTTGCAGCAGACCGTTGCATTGGAGATTTTTCGCTCAACGTTGCTAATCCCTTAACAGCAGACTACTTTCAGCAACGCTTTGGTTTAGAACGGCTGACGGCATCCTATGACCTGAATATTACCCAACTGCAAGACCTACTTACCAGTTGTCCACCCCAGTGGTTTGAGGTGACAATCCATCAACACATGCCCATGTTCCACATGGAACATTGTGTTTTTTGTGCCTTTCTATCAACGGGTACTGACTATACAAACTGTGGACGACCCTGTGAAAAGCAGGAAGTGAAATTAAAAGACCGTGTAGGTAGCGAACACGTTCTCAAAGCAGATGTAGGCTGTCGTAATACTGTATTTAACGGCACTGCTCAAACTGGAGCCGAGTACGTACAGCGTCTTATAGAACTGGGATTACGTTACTTTCGTATCGAGTTTGTGAATGAAACGCCAGAGCAAGTGAGTAAAACAATACATTGCTATAGTCAATTATTGCGAGGTGAGATTACAGGTTCCCAACTATGGCGAGAGTTGAAGTTGCAAAATCAGCTAGGCGTAACTCGTGGCCCGATGGGAGTATCTGCACTGCGGTCATAA